The DNA window TACACCGAGGCAGCGGATCTGCTCAAGTGTGCCATCCGCGCCCAGCAGGGGCAGGGGAGGTACCTCCGCGCCGTCCTCCCCGATGAGATGGACGGCATCAAGGCGTCGATCGCCGAGATCGGGCGGGCCATCAACAGGATGACCGCGGTCTTCGCTGATGTGAACCCGCGGTGTGACCTGATCGATCAGGCGCGGGGGACATCCCGGCGACTGATCGCTGCGGAAAAGAACGTTGATACGCTCAAGACCCTCGCCGCTGAGGAGCGGTCGAGGGGAGCGGAACTGCGGCGTCAACTGGCGGCGGCGGAGGAGGAGCGTACAACCCTCGAACGATCGACTCCCTATCAGGAGTACAGGGCACTGGCCGATCGCCTGGTACAGGAGGAGGGGGACCGAGACGCAGCACTGGCCCAGGAAAGGGCGATCGCCACCACCGCCGGCCACCTCTTCAAGAGGGCTGGAAAGACATCCGGACTGGTGCAGGCCCGCCGGGACCTCTTCAGTGCAGCCGAAGAGCGACTGGAGGATCTCTGTCTGGAGGATCCAGTGATCCTCTCGGCCGCCACAGAGGCGATATCGATGGTCAGGGATGGGGGACTCTCCCTGAAGAACAGGGAAGAGAAGGCGCTCTTTTCAGAAGCCAGGGAGACAGAGCAGATATTTGCAGAGACAAAAGCAAAGGTCAGGGAGACCGGCGCCGTTGTGGCTGCGACTGAACGAGTCATCGACGGATCAGCAGCGGGCACCCGCTATCAGGATCTGCAGAAGCAGGTGCGGTACCTGGAGAAACAGGCCCTGACCGCCGAACAGAGTGCCACCGACGACGAGGAGCGGACTGCGGCAGCTGAGGCGGAGGCAAAGGCTGCCAGAGAGGCACTCACCACCCAGCTCGCCACCATCCGGGGCCATCCGGTGCTGCTGAATCGGTGACCCCAGGGACACCAGAGGGGAATACCATCTTTTTTTCATCCACACGTCGATACTCTGCTGATGAGTGACGAGCAGAGAGAAAGAGATCCGCTGATCAGGGGCCTCAGCCTATCCGTGCCGGCGGTCTCGTTTGGAAGTATCATACTCAATGTGTTTCTTCTGGAGATGGGGCTGATATCAGACATAGGGCCGTTTGGAGCCGGACAATTTGTAGCGTCGATCCTGCTGGCAGCGCTGGCCTGGATGATGCCACGCAAGGATATCGTCTCCCTGATGGCACCGATCTATGCCCTGCTAATCTTTGTAGTACCCCTCGACCTGAAGCCCAACCTGCTGACCCAGATCCTCTTTGCAGCCTCCATCAGCGTGCTCGTCATACGATTAAACCATTCGTTCAGCCAGCCTCCGACGAAACGGCCGTTTGAGCCGATCGAAGATGAAGAATAGAGAAAACAAGGAACCCTTTCCCAATTTTTGGATATTTTTTGTATCCGATGCATGGAACTGTAGAGCATTCGCTCCCGGTCCGAAATAATAGAAATAATAGAAAAAATAGAATTAGAATCTGGGTGTTCTGTGATTTACCAGGCAATCCCTGCAGTAAACAGGTCTTCCTTCGGTTGGCTTAAATGGAACTTCGCACTCTTTTCCGCAATCTGAACAGACTGTCTTTGTCATCTCTCTGGGACCAAAGTTCCTTGGACCACCAAAACTTCTTTCGCTCATTATTGACACTTACAGATATATTGATCTGCATTACATAGAACGTCGGGACCTGATATAAAGTATCCTCTTGTACCTAACAGTAATTTCGTTCCAGAGCCTCCTATACAGTTTTTTCCTGTATTCTTCACCAGAAGTCCAATCGAAGAGGTGCCGGACCGGCGAGAGACCAGGGCTGGATTTTGAATCCGATTCTCGCCCCCATCACAAAAATAACAGTACAAC is part of the Methanosphaerula palustris E1-9c genome and encodes:
- a CDS encoding coiled-coil domain-containing protein — translated: MLKRIRELFRGKEESGEETVNLDEVSGLFDTWTTEIAAEREERTTDDQQVIREAVTALAGQVQALVPAEPTDEVHPKLAQVTRVSLPAFQKAMEAALAHPLGTDPALFYTEAADLLKCAIRAQQGQGRYLRAVLPDEMDGIKASIAEIGRAINRMTAVFADVNPRCDLIDQARGTSRRLIAAEKNVDTLKTLAAEERSRGAELRRQLAAAEEERTTLERSTPYQEYRALADRLVQEEGDRDAALAQERAIATTAGHLFKRAGKTSGLVQARRDLFSAAEERLEDLCLEDPVILSAATEAISMVRDGGLSLKNREEKALFSEARETEQIFAETKAKVRETGAVVAATERVIDGSAAGTRYQDLQKQVRYLEKQALTAEQSATDDEERTAAAEAEAKAAREALTTQLATIRGHPVLLNR
- a CDS encoding CxxC-x17-CxxC domain-containing protein; amino-acid sequence: MSERSFGGPRNFGPREMTKTVCSDCGKECEVPFKPTEGRPVYCRDCLVNHRTPRF